In the genome of Gordonia rubripertincta, one region contains:
- a CDS encoding FadR/GntR family transcriptional regulator codes for MTESAQPIGLGAVSVPRPADVFAETLRHRILDGDIPVGSMLPAERQLVEDSGLTRSAVREALAQLQREGLIAVRTGRRGGSVVTRPTASEVLRSVRLNLEGWAPSSEMLMESRVAIEPWCAYFAAERRSEGDLAELREINERTARALEGHGDFVECKVAWHSAVSRAGRNEVLFTLVEAVSRAAYRQFDRTTLQGEDADSRLRSLQVHEAVTDAIARQKPGLAFKLMGNHLNAPSIVDEFPDGPVTD; via the coding sequence GTGACGGAGTCAGCACAACCGATCGGGCTCGGGGCGGTCTCGGTACCTCGTCCTGCCGATGTCTTCGCCGAGACGCTTCGCCACAGAATCCTTGATGGTGACATCCCGGTGGGCTCGATGCTGCCTGCTGAGCGTCAACTGGTCGAAGACAGCGGGCTGACGCGCTCCGCGGTGCGCGAAGCCCTGGCCCAACTGCAGCGTGAAGGGCTGATTGCGGTGAGAACGGGTCGGCGCGGCGGTTCGGTGGTGACCCGCCCGACCGCCTCGGAGGTCTTGCGCTCGGTTCGGCTGAACCTCGAAGGCTGGGCTCCGAGCAGTGAGATGCTGATGGAATCGCGGGTCGCGATCGAGCCGTGGTGCGCTTACTTCGCCGCCGAACGCCGCTCTGAGGGAGACCTGGCCGAACTGCGCGAGATCAACGAGCGCACCGCCCGGGCGCTCGAAGGTCACGGAGATTTCGTCGAATGCAAGGTCGCCTGGCACAGTGCGGTGTCGCGGGCCGGTCGCAACGAGGTTCTGTTCACGCTGGTCGAAGCCGTCTCACGTGCTGCATACCGGCAGTTCGATCGGACCACACTGCAGGGTGAGGACGCCGATTCCCGTCTCCGGTCGCTGCAGGTGCACGAGGCGGTCACCGACGCGATCGCCCGGCAGAAGCCGGGGCTGGCCTTCAAGCTGATGGGCAACCATCTCAATGCTCCGTCGATCGTCGACGAGTTCCCGGACGGCCCTGTGACCGACTGA
- a CDS encoding tyrosine-protein phosphatase translates to MTSSDVRPGSGVMITPLPGTTNTRDLGGLPTTDGRIVFRGRLFRGDVLGPVGSTAECCWSDEHAAAYRALGLRLVVDLRSEPEAELVPSAWGTGTGARLLHAPVPEGVEGTETDFMRMLRDGSVTRFGPADLGVWYSQVFDRRADVFGRVVTEIADPQGRPTLIHCHAGKDRTGLLVALILEVIGVPREAILEDYAVTGVNRRHVAEQAEPLIAELGLVMDEVRTFFESPPAALSAALGYLDREYGGAAGYLREAGGVESERLDALREGLLSR, encoded by the coding sequence ATGACGAGTAGCGATGTACGGCCGGGCAGCGGCGTGATGATCACGCCGCTGCCCGGCACCACCAACACCCGCGACCTCGGCGGCCTGCCGACAACCGACGGACGGATCGTTTTCCGCGGCAGGCTGTTTCGCGGCGACGTGCTGGGGCCGGTGGGTTCGACGGCCGAGTGCTGCTGGTCGGACGAGCACGCCGCGGCGTACCGGGCGTTGGGTCTGCGTCTGGTGGTGGACCTCCGCTCGGAGCCGGAGGCGGAACTGGTGCCGTCGGCGTGGGGGACCGGCACCGGGGCGCGACTGCTGCACGCACCGGTCCCCGAAGGCGTCGAGGGCACCGAAACCGACTTCATGCGCATGCTGCGGGACGGGTCGGTCACGCGCTTCGGCCCGGCTGACCTCGGGGTCTGGTACAGCCAGGTCTTCGACCGCCGCGCCGACGTCTTCGGCCGGGTGGTCACCGAGATCGCTGATCCGCAGGGCAGACCGACCCTGATCCACTGCCATGCCGGCAAGGACCGTACAGGTCTGCTGGTCGCGCTGATCCTCGAAGTGATCGGGGTGCCGCGGGAGGCGATCCTCGAGGACTACGCGGTCACCGGTGTCAACCGACGTCATGTTGCCGAGCAGGCCGAGCCGCTCATCGCCGAACTCGGGCTGGTCATGGACGAGGTCCGGACCTTCTTCGAATCGCCGCCGGCGGCGTTGTCGGCGGCACTGGGGTATCTCGACCGGGAGTACGGCGGTGCTGCGGGTTATCTGCGGGAGGCTGGCGGTGTGGAGTCGGAGCGGCTCGACGCTTTGCGCGAGGGGCTGCTCTCGCGATGA
- a CDS encoding phosphotransferase family protein, protein MRRDSVTSTPADKATIEEFQAALHAGRHAEGTRLTGAVLTPVGSGAMADTFKVRLAWDAPGADPAGLILKRPAVDSAAAATAASLGAYEREARFYSELAPRTRVRAPRLFGVIDHAGAGTPDTVLLEDLTERHRPGDQLREVPIDELDRARHQLALLQAPFWEDAATAELPWLHRRLGVPIPGILERMQRSWHSVTDTIAADLPADERECIDRFVGSAAEWAQLNPGPQTLVHHDLRADNLLFGEGEIVLIDWQTIGWGSAMFDFAYLVGTSLEVGTRRAHEAELLRRHVADLQELGVDWTESDAQDIYRWAACAVLMMLVPPISSVKSNPRMFTMFRRMLSLGARQALDAGSLDLLTSRP, encoded by the coding sequence ATGCGACGCGACAGCGTGACCTCGACTCCCGCCGACAAGGCGACGATCGAGGAGTTCCAGGCGGCACTTCACGCGGGCAGGCACGCCGAGGGGACGCGGCTGACCGGTGCCGTGCTGACGCCGGTCGGCTCCGGGGCGATGGCCGACACGTTCAAGGTTCGGCTGGCCTGGGACGCCCCCGGGGCAGACCCTGCCGGCCTGATCCTCAAGCGACCCGCGGTCGACAGTGCCGCCGCCGCCACCGCCGCCTCCCTCGGCGCCTACGAACGGGAGGCGCGTTTCTACAGCGAGTTGGCCCCACGCACGCGTGTGCGTGCACCCCGTCTGTTCGGCGTGATCGACCACGCGGGGGCCGGGACGCCGGACACGGTCCTGCTCGAGGACCTCACCGAGCGACACCGGCCGGGCGACCAGCTCCGGGAGGTGCCCATCGACGAGCTCGACCGTGCGCGGCATCAGCTCGCTTTACTGCAGGCGCCGTTCTGGGAGGACGCCGCCACCGCCGAGCTTCCCTGGCTGCACCGCCGACTGGGCGTGCCGATCCCGGGGATCCTGGAACGGATGCAACGTTCCTGGCATTCGGTGACCGACACCATCGCGGCCGACCTGCCCGCTGACGAACGCGAGTGCATCGACCGCTTCGTCGGATCTGCGGCCGAGTGGGCGCAGCTCAACCCGGGTCCGCAGACCCTGGTCCACCACGACCTGCGAGCAGACAATCTGCTGTTCGGGGAGGGCGAGATCGTCCTCATCGACTGGCAGACCATCGGCTGGGGTTCGGCGATGTTCGATTTCGCCTACCTCGTCGGTACCTCGCTGGAGGTCGGTACGCGACGCGCGCATGAAGCAGAGCTTTTGCGCCGGCACGTAGCCGACCTGCAGGAACTGGGCGTGGACTGGACCGAGTCCGACGCGCAGGACATATATCGGTGGGCGGCCTGCGCGGTGCTGATGATGCTGGTGCCGCCCATCAGTTCGGTGAAGTCCAATCCCCGGATGTTCACGATGTTCCGCCGGATGTTGAGCCTGGGCGCCCGACAAGCCCTCGACGCCGGCTCGCTCGATCTGCTCACCTCGCGCCCATGA
- a CDS encoding acetate--CoA ligase family protein, translated as MNDRPTHRRRPSREAMASLLRPERIALVGASDKNLFSRRAFAQHSRLTGARPITLVNPRTSVVHGESTVPSCQDIDGGIDCAFLLTPQGATVEALRDAAAGGARAAAVLSQGWAEEGETGRAAQAELVAAADELGVVLLGPNHLGFANLWDRIAMCALGLDMPIEPGPFALITQSGAVGSSLVGYAARNDARFSFVVTTGNESMVTVADVLDYVVDDENTRAIGIFAETIRDPELFRMAARRAADRGKAIVMLKVGESELAAQTAKAHTGALVGDDRVIDAVLRQEGVIRVRSVEDLINTGMLCAHTGPLRAPGVAVMSVSGGACDLIADHGSEVGLPLPAISADTAAALTVVLPPSAHPQNPLDVTGAAATRPEVWRGAFEALAREPEVGLIGAVTSLPTDGEPQRVDTFRAVAEAIEATGVPGAILPQIDQPQSEAVRQTKSDTGIDVVMPGVERFVRAAAGLSRWSSWLRERATTTVAPTTLDVVLSGSGPVSEAAARNLLSDAGIDFVPARLAATREDALAAAADFGGAVVLKMSSPEVAHKTEIGGVELNLDGAEAVGAAFDRLTARAEAAGVTLDGVLVSPMRTGGVELLVGVTRDDDWGQVLAIALGGAMVELLDDSALRVLPVSRADVATAITELRGYRLLTGFRGSKPADLDSVVNTVLRVTAVAESLGDGVESVEINPLLVAGDRVEALDALITRA; from the coding sequence ATGAATGATCGACCGACCCACCGCCGCCGGCCGTCCCGCGAGGCGATGGCCAGCCTGCTCCGCCCGGAGCGCATCGCGCTCGTCGGCGCCAGTGACAAGAATCTGTTCTCCCGCAGGGCCTTTGCCCAGCACAGCCGGCTCACCGGCGCGCGCCCGATCACCCTGGTCAACCCCCGGACCAGCGTCGTGCACGGCGAGTCCACGGTCCCGTCGTGCCAGGACATCGACGGCGGTATCGACTGCGCGTTCCTGCTGACCCCGCAGGGCGCGACCGTCGAGGCGCTGCGCGACGCTGCCGCCGGTGGAGCGCGGGCGGCAGCGGTGCTCAGTCAGGGCTGGGCAGAGGAGGGGGAGACCGGCCGCGCCGCGCAGGCGGAGCTGGTGGCGGCGGCCGACGAACTCGGCGTCGTCCTGCTCGGGCCCAACCACCTCGGCTTCGCGAATCTGTGGGATCGGATCGCGATGTGTGCGCTCGGTCTGGACATGCCGATCGAGCCGGGCCCCTTCGCCCTGATCACACAGAGCGGTGCAGTGGGCTCCTCGCTGGTGGGCTACGCCGCCCGCAACGACGCGCGATTCAGCTTCGTGGTGACCACCGGCAACGAATCGATGGTCACCGTCGCCGACGTGCTCGACTATGTCGTCGACGACGAGAACACCAGGGCGATCGGCATCTTCGCCGAAACGATCCGCGACCCGGAGCTGTTCCGGATGGCCGCTCGCCGGGCCGCCGACCGCGGCAAGGCGATCGTGATGCTCAAGGTCGGTGAGTCCGAACTCGCCGCCCAGACCGCCAAGGCCCACACCGGTGCCCTGGTCGGCGACGACCGGGTGATCGACGCAGTGCTCCGGCAGGAGGGCGTGATCCGGGTTCGATCGGTGGAGGACCTGATCAACACCGGCATGCTCTGCGCCCACACCGGACCGCTGCGTGCCCCGGGTGTCGCGGTCATGTCGGTCTCCGGCGGTGCCTGCGACCTGATCGCCGACCACGGTTCGGAGGTCGGCTTGCCGCTGCCGGCCATCTCGGCGGACACCGCGGCCGCACTCACCGTGGTGTTGCCGCCCTCGGCGCACCCGCAGAACCCACTCGACGTCACCGGTGCGGCGGCCACCCGGCCGGAGGTCTGGCGTGGCGCCTTCGAGGCCCTGGCGCGTGAACCGGAGGTCGGCCTGATCGGTGCGGTCACGTCGCTGCCAACCGACGGTGAGCCGCAGCGGGTCGACACCTTCCGTGCGGTCGCCGAGGCGATCGAGGCCACCGGCGTGCCGGGTGCGATCCTGCCGCAGATCGACCAGCCGCAGTCCGAGGCGGTGCGACAGACCAAGTCCGACACCGGGATCGACGTGGTAATGCCGGGCGTCGAACGGTTCGTCCGCGCCGCTGCCGGGTTGTCGCGGTGGTCGTCCTGGTTGCGCGAACGTGCGACCACCACGGTTGCGCCGACCACGCTCGACGTCGTGCTCTCCGGTTCCGGCCCGGTCAGTGAAGCCGCTGCCCGGAACCTGCTCTCCGATGCCGGCATCGACTTCGTACCCGCTCGCCTGGCCGCCACCCGCGAGGACGCGCTCGCCGCCGCAGCCGACTTCGGTGGGGCTGTCGTTCTCAAGATGTCCTCGCCCGAGGTCGCCCACAAGACCGAGATCGGCGGCGTGGAGCTCAACCTCGACGGCGCCGAGGCCGTCGGGGCGGCGTTCGACCGGCTGACCGCCCGTGCCGAGGCAGCGGGGGTAACCCTCGACGGCGTACTGGTCAGCCCGATGCGGACCGGTGGGGTGGAGTTGCTGGTCGGTGTCACCCGCGATGACGACTGGGGCCAGGTGTTGGCCATCGCCCTCGGCGGCGCGATGGTCGAACTTCTCGACGACAGCGCACTGCGGGTGCTGCCGGTGTCGCGGGCCGACGTCGCCACCGCGATCACCGAGCTCCGCGGCTACCGCCTGCTCACCGGTTTCCGCGGCAGCAAGCCTGCCGATCTGGACTCGGTGGTAAACACCGTCTTGCGGGTGACCGCGGTGGCCGAATCGCTCGGCGACGGGGTCGAATCGGTCGAGATCAATCCGTTGCTGGTCGCCGGTGACCGGGTCGAAGCCCTCGACGCGCTGATCACCAGGGCCTGA
- a CDS encoding PEP-utilizing enzyme: MTTHEPVVADPATFETVGKGLTVYESDDLVVGRAKWLETPGDVISFVESGEDVSDVIVIARGGTTTFLAMALNAGVRGVITLQGAPESHLGILSREYGIPCIMSVIFERGVRTGRGRPSRLTECS, translated from the coding sequence ATGACCACTCATGAACCCGTCGTCGCCGATCCCGCCACCTTCGAAACAGTCGGCAAGGGACTCACCGTCTACGAGAGCGACGACCTCGTCGTGGGTCGCGCCAAGTGGCTCGAAACCCCTGGGGACGTCATCTCTTTCGTCGAGAGTGGCGAGGACGTCAGCGACGTCATCGTCATCGCCCGCGGCGGCACCACCACGTTCCTGGCGATGGCGCTCAACGCCGGCGTACGCGGTGTCATCACCCTGCAGGGCGCGCCGGAGAGCCACCTCGGCATACTCAGCCGTGAATACGGCATCCCCTGCATCATGTCGGTGATCTTCGAACGCGGCGTACGCACCGGCCGGGGGAGACCATCCCGGCTGACGGAGTGCAGTTGA
- a CDS encoding PaaI family thioesterase: MADADPEVAFLAQIPEAIFGVVDIVGTSSAVTGKMRSGSWLRTDDGRPAPGGIGVMVDAAVGGAAVAHRPAGGWAVTTDLSIVFCGDIPDVGPDLSVCGQTVQHDAVAGVSTGTVHSGDRLVATVIERIAFIDVAPRPAVMAGSVGDLEGSTLGCLGGVMTEAGVQVRVGENATNPGGALHGGVSVYLTELAASHVVHEQNPDLVPATLHISYARPGRFGETIEFVAESHHLGRNSATIDVAASDTSGRVVTRARLTYHRR, encoded by the coding sequence GTGGCCGACGCCGATCCGGAGGTCGCATTCCTTGCGCAGATTCCCGAGGCGATCTTCGGCGTCGTCGACATCGTCGGCACCAGTTCGGCGGTGACCGGGAAGATGCGCTCCGGGTCGTGGTTGCGGACCGACGACGGTCGGCCCGCCCCGGGCGGGATCGGCGTGATGGTGGACGCGGCGGTCGGTGGGGCCGCAGTCGCGCACCGGCCGGCAGGTGGCTGGGCGGTCACCACCGATCTGTCCATCGTGTTCTGCGGGGACATCCCGGATGTCGGCCCGGACCTGTCGGTGTGCGGGCAGACGGTGCAGCACGATGCGGTTGCCGGAGTCTCCACCGGCACAGTCCATTCCGGTGACCGTCTGGTGGCGACAGTGATCGAGCGGATCGCGTTCATCGACGTGGCGCCGCGGCCGGCAGTCATGGCCGGCAGTGTCGGCGATCTCGAGGGGTCGACGCTGGGATGTCTCGGCGGGGTGATGACCGAAGCCGGGGTGCAGGTTCGGGTGGGAGAGAACGCGACCAATCCCGGGGGCGCGTTACACGGCGGGGTGTCGGTGTACCTCACCGAACTCGCCGCGTCGCACGTCGTCCACGAACAGAACCCCGATCTGGTTCCGGCGACCCTGCACATCTCCTACGCCAGGCCCGGAAGATTCGGCGAGACAATCGAGTTCGTAGCGGAGTCACATCACCTGGGCCGCAACTCCGCGACCATCGACGTGGCTGCGTCCGATACGTCCGGCCGGGTCGTCACACGCGCCCGTCTCACCTATCACCGCCGCTGA
- a CDS encoding MaoC family dehydratase translates to MAGVWFDELTVGQMFEHPIRRTVTETDNVLFTAMTHNPALLHLDEEYMKGTEFGQRVVNSAFTLGLMVGISVGDTTLGTAVANLGWDEVRFPKPLFHGDTINVTTEVIELRESKSRPDQGIVVFLHKAFNQHGDVVASCKRAGLQRKKPQ, encoded by the coding sequence GTGGCAGGTGTGTGGTTCGACGAGTTGACGGTTGGGCAGATGTTCGAGCATCCGATCCGCCGCACGGTCACCGAGACCGACAATGTGCTGTTCACCGCGATGACCCACAACCCCGCGCTGCTTCATCTCGACGAGGAGTACATGAAGGGCACCGAGTTCGGGCAGCGGGTGGTCAACAGTGCATTCACTTTGGGCCTGATGGTGGGGATCTCGGTCGGTGACACGACGCTGGGCACCGCGGTTGCCAATCTCGGCTGGGACGAGGTTCGTTTTCCCAAGCCACTGTTCCACGGTGACACCATCAACGTCACCACCGAGGTCATCGAATTACGTGAGTCCAAGTCTCGGCCGGATCAGGGGATCGTGGTCTTCCTGCACAAGGCCTTCAACCAGCACGGCGACGTTGTGGCCTCCTGCAAACGTGCCGGGCTGCAGCGGAAGAAGCCGCAGTGA
- a CDS encoding HpcH/HpaI aldolase/citrate lyase family protein, with translation MKPLRSFLFVPGDSEKKLGKIDGSPADAIILDLEDSVSPSRKADARRLVADYLREAAGKRELPELWVRINPLDSGQALADLAAVIAVGPAGIMIPKIDGPAHVQQVSHYIDALEASHRLSAGRIRLLPVATETAVAPFRLGDFAAAQIERLYGLTWGAEDLSAALGASTNVGPDGGWAVTYQLVRSMTLMGARAAGVEAVETLYVDIRDPEGLAESSRRARAEGFSGRIAIHPAQVEVINEAFTPTEAEVDFARRVVAAFEGEVGTVALDGKMLDLPHLKQAQRVLALVG, from the coding sequence GTGAAACCGCTGCGGTCGTTCCTGTTCGTCCCCGGCGACAGTGAGAAGAAACTGGGCAAGATCGACGGGTCCCCGGCCGACGCGATCATCCTGGATCTCGAGGATTCGGTGAGTCCGTCCCGCAAGGCCGACGCGCGACGGTTGGTCGCCGATTATCTCCGTGAGGCTGCTGGGAAACGGGAACTGCCCGAGCTCTGGGTTCGGATCAATCCGCTGGACTCCGGCCAAGCGCTGGCCGATCTGGCCGCGGTGATCGCCGTCGGTCCGGCCGGGATCATGATCCCCAAGATCGACGGACCGGCCCATGTCCAGCAGGTGTCGCACTACATCGACGCGCTCGAAGCCTCACATCGTTTGTCTGCTGGGCGTATCCGGTTGCTTCCGGTGGCCACCGAGACCGCCGTCGCGCCGTTCCGTCTCGGAGACTTCGCCGCGGCGCAGATCGAACGTCTTTACGGATTGACCTGGGGGGCTGAAGATCTCAGCGCCGCACTGGGCGCCTCGACGAATGTCGGGCCGGACGGGGGCTGGGCGGTTACCTATCAATTGGTGCGGTCGATGACGCTGATGGGTGCCCGGGCTGCCGGCGTCGAAGCGGTGGAGACGCTGTATGTCGACATCCGCGATCCCGAGGGGCTGGCGGAGTCGTCACGCCGTGCGCGCGCCGAGGGCTTCAGTGGCCGCATCGCGATTCATCCGGCGCAGGTCGAGGTCATCAACGAGGCGTTCACCCCGACCGAGGCGGAAGTCGACTTCGCGCGCCGCGTCGTGGCCGCCTTCGAGGGGGAGGTCGGTACCGTCGCGCTCGACGGCAAGATGCTCGACCTTCCGCATCTCAAGCAGGCGCAGCGGGTGCTTGCGCTGGTCGGCTGA
- a CDS encoding Zn-dependent alcohol dehydrogenase, whose product MRAAVMWAPGEPFDIREIDIAPPAPGEVSVELHSCGVCASDLSLTTSFGQPTPVVLGHEGAGIVTSVGEGVTSVAPGDHVVMVWVPPCGHCVPCRRGDDYLCANRRSSADQRAGKGPARQSPLSLNGASIHQGMATSTFAAQTVVPANAVVRIDDDVPFPVAAMMGCAVPTGAGAALRSARVQPGDNVAVIGCGAVGLNAVMGAVVAGAARVIAIDPMPERRALATTVGATEGAEPDQLDQLRDLDVVIDAVGAPATVTAAWRAVRRGGTVTVVGAGRPDQVVEINAYELFHDDKKLTGSFHGGISMHRDLPLLVGLWRTGRLPVERLITETADLSKINDAVDAQQSGQALRIVLSPQA is encoded by the coding sequence ATGCGCGCAGCAGTCATGTGGGCCCCCGGCGAGCCCTTCGACATCCGGGAGATCGATATCGCTCCCCCGGCCCCCGGGGAGGTCTCCGTCGAGCTGCACAGTTGCGGCGTGTGCGCCTCCGACCTGTCACTGACCACCTCGTTCGGCCAGCCGACGCCGGTGGTGCTGGGACACGAGGGCGCGGGCATCGTGACCTCGGTGGGCGAGGGCGTCACCTCGGTCGCGCCAGGCGATCACGTGGTCATGGTCTGGGTCCCGCCGTGTGGTCATTGCGTGCCCTGCCGCCGCGGCGACGACTACCTGTGCGCCAATCGAAGGTCGTCGGCCGATCAGCGCGCCGGCAAGGGACCGGCGCGGCAGTCGCCGCTCAGCCTGAACGGCGCGTCGATCCATCAGGGCATGGCGACGTCGACCTTCGCCGCGCAGACCGTGGTACCGGCCAACGCGGTGGTCCGCATCGACGACGACGTCCCCTTCCCGGTCGCAGCGATGATGGGCTGCGCGGTGCCGACCGGAGCCGGCGCCGCGCTGCGCAGCGCCCGAGTCCAGCCCGGCGACAATGTCGCGGTGATCGGTTGCGGAGCAGTCGGTCTCAACGCCGTGATGGGCGCAGTGGTGGCGGGCGCGGCGCGAGTGATAGCCATCGACCCGATGCCGGAACGGCGTGCCCTTGCGACCACCGTGGGTGCCACCGAAGGCGCCGAACCCGACCAGCTCGACCAATTGCGCGACCTCGACGTGGTGATCGACGCGGTGGGCGCGCCGGCCACGGTCACCGCGGCCTGGCGCGCCGTGCGCCGCGGCGGCACCGTCACCGTGGTCGGCGCGGGGCGTCCGGATCAGGTGGTCGAGATCAACGCCTACGAACTGTTCCACGACGACAAGAAGTTGACCGGCAGCTTCCACGGCGGCATCAGCATGCATCGGGACCTGCCCCTGCTGGTGGGCCTGTGGCGGACCGGCCGGCTACCCGTCGAGCGGCTCATCACCGAGACCGCCGATCTCAGCAAGATCAACGATGCCGTCGACGCCCAGCAGAGCGGCCAGGCGCTGCGGATAGTGCTGTCACCTCAGGCCTGA
- a CDS encoding phosphotransferase family protein: MTALSDQLPQTDGVVEVTATPCGAGQLADSFRLGLRYRDGTTGPSSVFVKLPPSDEASATTAQRIDAFGRESYFYTDLLPHLEVTTPRLLGLVDFGDTGTGIVLEDLSTLTRQLDQLRDGTPAQVASVMDQLPGLQAPFWDDVTAAGGDERYYNRTQDHIEGLAERYLQSWHRHGDTVGAGLDAPQRHLVERFGQRSREWAAGIAGPRTLVHQDLRLDNLLWSDADGAVLIDWQTLAFTSPAWDPAFLLGTALPPEQRRQTERGLIAGHSDALAARGITGWPPERAWTEHRRLSGSVLLAMIAALAFVAPTERGFAMFASLIDRGTRQALDLDLLEFLD; the protein is encoded by the coding sequence GTGACTGCCCTGAGCGATCAGTTGCCGCAGACCGACGGGGTGGTCGAGGTGACCGCCACCCCATGCGGTGCCGGGCAACTCGCCGACAGCTTCCGCCTCGGTCTGCGGTACCGCGACGGGACGACCGGGCCGTCGAGCGTGTTCGTCAAACTGCCTCCCTCGGACGAGGCGTCGGCAACCACCGCACAGCGAATCGACGCCTTCGGCCGGGAGAGCTACTTCTACACCGATCTGCTGCCGCATCTGGAGGTCACCACGCCGCGGCTGCTCGGACTCGTCGACTTCGGTGACACCGGAACCGGCATCGTGCTGGAAGACCTGTCGACGCTTACCCGCCAGCTGGACCAGTTGCGCGACGGTACGCCGGCCCAGGTGGCCTCGGTGATGGATCAGCTGCCCGGGTTGCAGGCCCCATTCTGGGACGACGTGACCGCCGCCGGCGGCGACGAACGCTACTACAACCGGACGCAGGACCACATCGAGGGCCTGGCTGAGCGCTACCTGCAGTCGTGGCACCGTCACGGCGACACCGTGGGGGCCGGCCTCGACGCGCCGCAGCGTCACCTGGTGGAGAGGTTCGGTCAGCGATCGCGGGAGTGGGCAGCCGGGATCGCCGGTCCCCGAACCCTTGTCCATCAGGATCTGCGGCTGGACAATCTGTTGTGGAGCGACGCGGATGGCGCTGTGCTGATCGATTGGCAGACACTGGCTTTCACGTCCCCGGCCTGGGACCCGGCTTTTCTGCTCGGAACCGCGTTACCCCCCGAACAACGCCGGCAGACCGAACGCGGCCTGATCGCCGGACATAGTGATGCGCTGGCTGCCCGCGGCATCACCGGCTGGCCTCCGGAACGCGCGTGGACCGAGCATCGCCGCCTATCCGGATCGGTCCTGCTGGCGATGATCGCGGCGCTGGCCTTCGTGGCCCCGACCGAGCGCGGTTTCGCGATGTTCGCCTCGCTGATCGATCGCGGCACCCGCCAGGCACTCGACCTCGACCTGCTCGAATTCCTCGACTGA